GCACCCAGATCAACATCTTCAAATTCACCAGCGAGTATCGCTGTTGCAAATGTTTCCAGCGCATCGCTATCCAGTGCCTGCAAACGCAGCAGGATTTCTTTGGTAGCCGGGGTCGCTGTTCGCATCACATCAACAATGATTTTTTTGAGTGCTTCTTGCCATACTGTATTGCGTGGCCAGCTTTGTACCGACAGGGGTGGCATGCCATGCTCCCGACATAACTTTATTTCAGCTTCAGTCGGGAGTTCGGCTTTGGGAAAAACTGCCAGTGCGGCATGCTGGGCTTCCGTCAGTTCCGCCATGAACAACAGGAAATCCTTCATGACGTGACCTTCGGCCAGTTGTCGCAACCGTCCAGCCCGGTCACGGAAAACGTTATCCCTCGGCGATATGTAGATGAAAGGGATGTCACCGGACGGTGCTTCTATTTGTCCGGGCTGGATGATGGGTGTTGTACTCACAACTTGGTTTCCTTTGAAATTTCTTTATACCAGGCTGGATGGTGATGCTTGGCCCAGGCTACGGTAACAGTACCACGTGTCATGGCGCGAATGGAACCTTTAGTCCAGATAGCCGCATATACGTGCACGATGATGGCTACTATGGCGATAAAGGCTGCCAGTGAATGCACCAATACGGCCAGCCGGATGATATTGATTGAGAAGAAGGGCGCAAAGTAAGGCCGCCAGATAATGAAACCGGACAGTACCAGCAATGGAATAATGACCACCAGCGACCAGAATAAATACTTCTGGCCAATGTTGTATTTCCCTATTTCAGGCAAATCCGTGTCTTTATTGGCCATAATGTCACCCAGATGTTTCTGCCATTCAAGGTCGGCTTTGGTAATGTAATTATTACCCCAGAATTTGACTATCAGGCTGAGAAAAGCCACAAACATGACCACGCCGATAAATGGATGCAAGATTCTGGTCCAGGGGCCGCCTCCAAATAAATTGGTCAGAAAGAAAAAGGCGGGGTGGAATAGTGCCAGACCACTTAACGCCAGCATGATAAAAGTAATCGCCACCAGCCAATGATTCGTGCGTTCTTTGGTGGAGTAACGAGCTACCAGATTAGTCTTGATCGACATATGCTGCTCCTCAAATTTATGGTTACCCTATCAATCACACCGCAATTAATGCGGTTCGGATTCGTTTTCTTCCTCAACTTCATTTGGGCCTACTGTGATGTAGTGGAAGAATCCAACCAATGCTACCAAACCGATACCCAGGCTCATTATGGGTTTGGTAATGCCTTTCCAGATTGACACCATGGGATTGATTGATGGATCTTTAGGTAAACCATGATATAGCTCAGGTTGGTCCGCATGTTGCAGCACATACATCACATGCGTTCCTCCTATGCCTTGCGGGTCGTATAGTCCGGCATTGCTATAACCACGCTCTTTGAGGTCAACAATACGCTCTGCAGCATGATCTATCATGTCCTCCTTTGTGCCGAATACCAGCGCTCCGGTCGGGCAGCTTTTTACGCAGGCTGGTTCCATGCCAACACCTACCCGGTCGGAGCAAAGCGTACATTTGTAGGCTTTGTTATCCTTCTTGGATATGCGCGGTACATTGAACGGGCAACCGGCAATGCAATAACCACAGCCGATGCAGCTTTCCTCGTGAAAATCGACAATACCATTACTGTATTGAATGATCGCACCCGGTGCTGGGCAGGCTTTAAGGCAACCTGGATCGGCGCAGTGCATACAGCCATCCTTGCGGATTAACCATTCCAGTTTGTCTTTTTCGACTTCGACTTCCGAGAAGCGCATGACCGTCCATGAATCCGCCGTTAAGTCGCGCGGGTTATCGTAGATACCGGCATTGCTGCCGATTTCATCACGGATATCATTCCACTCCATGCATGCTGATTGGCAAGCTTTGCAGCCGATGCATTTGGAAACATCTATCAGCTTGGCAACCTCTGCCGTCTGACGTACGCCAGGTGGTGGAGTTGTAGTGGCGGAACTGCGCAGAATATCTAAAGATTGTAGTGCCATGATCCGCCTCCCTTATACTTTCTCAATGTTAACGAGGAATGACTTGAATTCCGGTGTCTGGGTATTTGCATCGCCTACGTACGGCGTTAAGGTATTGGCGATGAAACCATTCTTAGCCAAGCCTTTGAATCCCCAGTGAATCGGAATGCCGACCGTATCTACCGGCTGACCATTGACGGTAAGCGTTTTGATGCGCTTGGTCACTACGGCAACAGCCTTGATAAACCCACGGTTGGAAGTCACCTTGACCTTGTCGCCAGCCTTGATGCCTTTGGCCTTGGCCAAATTCTCACCAATTTCGACGAATTGCTCGGGTTGCAGAATCGCATTGAGTCTGACGTGCTTGGTCCAGTAGTGGAAGTGCTCCGTCAGCCGGTAGGTAGTCCCTACATACGGGAATTCCTTGGCCTTGCCGAACGCTTCCATATCCCCTTTGAATACTCGTGCAGCCGGATTGCTGATGACATTCGGATGCAGCGGGTTAGTGCCTATCGGTGTTTCGAAAGGCTCGTAATGTTCAGGGAAAGGACCTTCTGCCATTTTATCAACAGCAAACAGACGCGCAATACCTTCAGGGTTCATGATGAACGGACCGACATTTTCTTCGGGTGCTGCGTCTGGACGCATATCCGGAATATCCATGCCCATCCATTTGCTTTCCTTGGTATTCCAGGAAATCACCTTGCGTTTGGCATCCCAAGGTTTACCGGCAGGGTCGCATGAGGCGCGGTTGTAAAGTATGCGGCGATTGGCTGGCCAGGCATATGCCCAGTTAAGGGTATTGCCCAAACCACTCGGGTCGGAGTTGTCACGGCGTGCCATCAAGTTGCCTGCCTGTGACCATGCACCGGAGAATATCCAGCAGCCGCAGGCAGTAGAGCCATCGTCGCGTAATTGCGCGAAGCCAGCCAACTGCTCGCCTGCTTTTGCAAGTACCTTGGTTGGGTCTTTTGGATCCAGTACGTCAGCCAGCGCCTTGCCGTTAAATTCCTTGGCAAGCTCTTCCGAAGAAGGGCTGTCCGGAATTTTGTACGGCCAGGTAAGGTTGAGTATCGGATCGGGGAATGCACCGCCTTCCTGCTTGTACATTTCACGCAGCTTGAGGAACAGGCCACCCATGATTTCGGCATCGCCTCTGGCCTCACCGGGTGCGTCGGCACCCTTGAAGTGCCATTGCAGTACGCGACTGGAGCTGACC
The Sulfuriferula thiophila DNA segment above includes these coding regions:
- a CDS encoding formate dehydrogenase subunit gamma → MSIKTNLVARYSTKERTNHWLVAITFIMLALSGLALFHPAFFFLTNLFGGGPWTRILHPFIGVVMFVAFLSLIVKFWGNNYITKADLEWQKHLGDIMANKDTDLPEIGKYNIGQKYLFWSLVVIIPLLVLSGFIIWRPYFAPFFSINIIRLAVLVHSLAAFIAIVAIIVHVYAAIWTKGSIRAMTRGTVTVAWAKHHHPAWYKEISKETKL
- the fdxH gene encoding formate dehydrogenase subunit beta, with the protein product MALQSLDILRSSATTTPPPGVRQTAEVAKLIDVSKCIGCKACQSACMEWNDIRDEIGSNAGIYDNPRDLTADSWTVMRFSEVEVEKDKLEWLIRKDGCMHCADPGCLKACPAPGAIIQYSNGIVDFHEESCIGCGYCIAGCPFNVPRISKKDNKAYKCTLCSDRVGVGMEPACVKSCPTGALVFGTKEDMIDHAAERIVDLKERGYSNAGLYDPQGIGGTHVMYVLQHADQPELYHGLPKDPSINPMVSIWKGITKPIMSLGIGLVALVGFFHYITVGPNEVEEENESEPH